The Bacteroidota bacterium genome segment TATGCACAATTAAAACAAAAGGCCGTTTCTTATTGCTAAGAAACGGCCTTTTAATAGTTTTAACCCTTTGGTTTTAGTTTTGGCAAATAATCACCACTTTGGTTGAACCTGTCGCGCTAGCTGAAATAGCCGTAAATTTAGCCAATCCAACTACACCCATAGCTGTTTTAAATGCATAAACTGAACCAACAGATAAGTTGGTTACTTTATCAGTTGAACCTGAAGTAAAATCGGTATTTATAAAAGCATCTTCTACTTTAGTGCCGTTTTTAATATTATCAAAATCAGCAGCAGTTAAAGTCGTTGTTTTGAACTTAGTATTGTTTTGTCTTGACCAGGTATTGATTTCGGTACCCCAGATTACTTTAGCTCCATTTGCATTAAATGGTGCTGCAAAAGCATTCTCATCAACAGTACCGTAGTAGTATACAAAATCAATTTTATCTGAATTAAAACGTGCAGTTCCGGTTGATCCGGGAGTATAGGTTTTAAAGTTATCGGCTAATCCTAAAAACTTGTATTCAATATTGGTGTTGTTTTGTGCACCTAATTCTATTTCGTTTGATACCATTACTTTGTTGTCGTGAACAATAGTATAACTAATGCTGGCAGAAGTTGTTTTGCCTTTGGTATCTTTAAACGTAGCAGTTAAAGTAAACGTTGAATTGATAGGTAATGTTAAACCCGAAACGATAAGCGAAACAGGAATTGAATCAATAAAACCGCCTCTACGTGAAGAATCAACTATATCATAAGAACCAAACCCAACTATAGTAGAACCTACTTTAAGCTCCACTTTTGATGAATCAAGACTTGTACCTGCAGCAGGGTTTACGTTTATTTTTATAATAGGTATAGCAAAAAAGTTAGTTGTATCTAATGTACCTGTACCTAAATCGTCTGTTAAGCTAATAGTTGGCCCTGTACCTGTGTCTGTTGTTGTCCCTTCGTCTTTCTTGCATGATGATACTACAAGTGTTGTAGCAAAAGCTGCAATGATTAATGTTTTGATTGTCTTTTTCATTTCTATATTTTTTTTATATTTTTATGTACCTATTACGATATAAAAACTGTGCCAGTTTTATACGCTCTACAAATAAACAATAAATAAATCTATTTATTTGTCTGTATTTTAGTTTATTGTAATATTATTGGCTTGCCCGGAAATTATTTTAAAATCTCTTGCAAAGGTATTGTTGCTTCTGGTAGCACCTTTTGCCCGGTAAATTAATTTGTAGTCGCCCGGTTGTAAAGTAATGTTATGTCTTTGTACATCTATAGGCAATTTATGAATCCAAACTAGTTCTCCTCTTATCATTTGGTATATATCCATATAATAGGCTTGCATTTGGTTGGTTATATTTAATTTGCCCGGTTGGGGTATTTGTATGGTTGTTACCATACTTTGGTCTATAGCTACATCTTTAAAATGCATACGGGGTAAAGTCAACACTTCTAAATCGTATTTACCCACTATGTATTTCTCTTTTACATTGGCATTTTGTACATGCAAAATTTTATTTTCTTTTGCCTGTTTAACAATAAACTTAAGTGCTTCGTAATTGGTAACACCATCTATTTTCACCAACAACTCTCCCTGGGGAGCATCTAACCCAATAATGGTATGTTTTCCCGCACTTACTATTATGTTTTCTTTAACTACTTGCGGAATGGTATGTACTACCAGTTTATATTTATACAATGGATCTAACTGCACGGTATCAGGATTACCTCTTTCGTTAATGGTATGCATGTAGTTATACAATAACTGGCCATTGTCCATATCATAAAAACTCATGTTTACATTCGATTCTGTAGCCCTGCTGTATATATCGAGTAAGTTAACCTGAGCTGTGGTATTATTCAATGCCTGCGAAACAACTATATTCAATACATTGTTAAATTGCTCTTCGGTATTTGCATCATAATACCTACCCACACATTCAAATGCTTTTTGAAAATCAAGAGAACTACCTAATCCAATAATAAATGGTTTTAAAATAACACCTTGGCTTTGTAATGCTTCTGATACTGCACATGGGTCTCCCTGGCACTCTTCTAAACCATCGGTAATTAAAATTATAACATTTCGTGTATTGGGTTCTTTTGGAAAGTCGTATGCGGCCTGTTGTAATGAATAAGCTATTAGGGTAGTTCCTTTAGGCGAAATAGATTGTACGCGTTTTTTTAGTTCTGCATGGTTGTCTTTTCTAAACGAAACTTCTAAC includes the following:
- a CDS encoding VWA domain-containing protein produces the protein MSLHGIGYKQTMGLRKYILVCLVLTGTLFNTLWAQPVMRPTKTRILFLLDASGSMYARMEKDSRINVAKRLLSNIVDSLEKAKNVELALRVYGHTSPPNKRDCKDTRLEVSFRKDNHAELKKRVQSISPKGTTLIAYSLQQAAYDFPKEPNTRNVIILITDGLEECQGDPCAVSEALQSQGVILKPFIIGLGSSLDFQKAFECVGRYYDANTEEQFNNVLNIVVSQALNNTTAQVNLLDIYSRATESNVNMSFYDMDNGQLLYNYMHTINERGNPDTVQLDPLYKYKLVVHTIPQVVKENIIVSAGKHTIIGLDAPQGELLVKIDGVTNYEALKFIVKQAKENKILHVQNANVKEKYIVGKYDLEVLTLPRMHFKDVAIDQSMVTTIQIPQPGKLNITNQMQAYYMDIYQMIRGELVWIHKLPIDVQRHNITLQPGDYKLIYRAKGATRSNNTFARDFKIISGQANNITIN